The proteins below are encoded in one region of Salmo salar chromosome ssa02, Ssal_v3.1, whole genome shotgun sequence:
- the LOC123732462 gene encoding zinc finger protein 180-like — protein sequence MKPHHCSVCGKSYSRSDSLKAHQRIHTGEKPYSCSQCGKRFTTSSRLTIHQRTHAGDKSFHCSNCGKSYSRLESLNAHQRIHTGEKPYSCYQCGKSFTTSSKLTIHQRTHTGEKSFHCADCGKSFLISGHLKSHQRIHTGEKPYSCDQCGKSFSHLSSLIVHQRIHTGEKPYSCDHCGKSFTESSQLTRHQRTHTGEKYFSCDQCGKSFTESSNLTKHQRTHTGDKPFSCDQCGKRFTESSNLTKHQRTHT from the coding sequence atgAAACCTCACCACTGCTCTGTCTGCGGGAAGAGTTACTCAAGATCAGATTCACTAAAagcacaccagagaattcacactggagagaaaccttatagctgttctcaatgtgggaagcgttttactacatctagccgtctgactatacaccagagaacacacgcAGGAGATAAATCTTTCCACTGCTCAaactgtgggaagagttactcAAGATTAGAATCACTAAACgcacaccagagaattcacactggagagaaaccttatagctgttatcaatgtgggaagagttttactacatctagcaagctgactatacaccagagaacacacacaggagagaaatctttccaCTGTGcagactgtggaaagagttttctTATATCAGGACATTtaaaatcacaccagagaatacacacaggagagaagccttacagctgtgatcaatgtgggaagagttttagtcacttaagcagcctgatagtacaccagagaatacacacaggagagaaaccttatagctgtgatcattgtgggaagagttttactgaatCTAGTCAGCTGACTaggcaccagagaacacacacaggagagaaatattttagctgtgatcaatgtgggaagagttttactgaatCTAGTAACTTGACTaagcaccagagaacacacacaggagataaaccatttagctgtgatcaatgtgggaagagatttactGAGTCTAGTAACTTGACTaagcaccagagaacacacacatga
- the LOC106593838 gene encoding zinc finger protein 2 homolog has product MPPKVKEGERRDYRGSSGEPQQHHEADEAEKSLSTSEPLKKQQQRSTGKKSHRCSDCGKTFSRLFTLQSHQRIHTGEKPFSCDQCGKSFITSGCLTIHQRTHTGEKPYSCDQCKMSFVTSSCLTIHQRTHTGEKPYSCNQCGKSFVSSSRLTIHQRTHTGEKFYNCDQCGKSFVSSSHLTIHQRIHTGEKSYHCSDCGKSFSISGNFKSHQRTHTGEKPYSCNQCGKSFAQSSNLIAHLRIHTGEKPHCCSECGKTFSKLYTLQSHQRIHTGEKPYSCSDCGKIFSKLYTLLSHQRTHTGERPHSCKQCGKSFIRSSCLMVHLRKHTGEKSFSCDQCGKCFTTSSQLTVHQRIHTGEKCYSCDQCGKSFVSSSQLSAHQKTHTGEKPYSCNQCGKRYSGKRSLIRHQKIHEGVVS; this is encoded by the exons ATGCCGCCCAAAGTTAAAGAAG gagagagacgtgactatcgtggatcctctggggagcctcagcaacatcatgaagctgacgaggcagagaagagtctatcCACATCAGAACCCCTCAAGAAACAgcagcagagatccacagggaagaaatctcaccgctgctctgactgtgggaagacctTTTCAAGATTATTTACATTAcaatcacaccagagaattcacactggagagaaacctttcaGCTgcgatcaatgtgggaagagttttattacatctggctgtctgactatacaccagagaacacacacaggagagaaaccttatagctgtgatcaatgtaaaatgagttttgttacttctagctgtctgactatacaccagagaacacacacaggagagaaaccttatagctgtaatcaatgtgggaaaagttttgTTTCATCTAGCCGTCTGacaatacaccagagaacacacacaggagagaaattttataactgtgatcaatgtgggaagagttttgtttcatctagccatctgactatacaccagagaatacacacaggagagaaatcttaccaCTGCTCTGattgtggaaagagtttttcTATCTCAGGAAATTttaaatcacaccagagaacacacacaggagagaaaccttatagctgtaatcaatgtgggaagagttttgctcaaTCAAGCAACCTGATAGCACACCtgagaatacacactggagagaaacctcactgctgctctgagtgTGGGAAGACCTTCTCAAAATTATATACATTAcaatcacaccagagaattcacactggagagaaaccttatagctgctctgactgtggaaagatcTTTTCAAAATTATATACATTactatcacaccagagaacacacacaggagagaggcctCATAGCTGTAagcaatgtgggaagagttttattcgCTCAAGCTGCCTGATGGTACATCtgagaaaacacacaggagaaaaatcctttagctgtgatcaatgtgggaagtgttttacaacatctagccagctgactgtacaccagagaatacacacaggagagaaatgttatagctgtgatcaatgtgggaagagttttgtttcatctagcCAGCTGTCTgcacaccagaaaacacacacaggagagaaaccgtatagctgtaatcaatgtgggaagagatactctggtAAAAGGTCTCTGATtagacatcagaaaatacatgaaggagttgtttcatga